The segment AATGGCCGACTTCAGAGCGGCAAACTTACATGACAAGTGATGTACAACGAATACAACGATTTCTATACTATACTTGGAATAATCTCCAATCTTACCCATTCCACGGCCTTTGAAGATGGCGTCTCTGGACTGTTTCCAGAAAAGAGACGTGAGTATGGTGACCACGTTAAATCGCTTGAAGCCAAGAGTCTGGTATGTCGAGATGTTTTCCACGTAGTATAGATCTGGAAACGCAATACACAGActtcaaataataaatgaaatcaaaatacctttattttcaggctacatTGGTCCATAGATGTAGGTACAGGTTGTTACAAAATGACCTCTCATAAAGAGTCAATTGAACATATTCTTATGCACATAACGTCACATTCATGAAGCCCTCAATTTCCAAGTCTGATCAGATTTTTGAAGGATACAGATTATAGTGCATCACGCCATAAACTaaaaaagtagtttaagttaTCGAATGTCAAATGTTTGTGATGTGGcagtacttttttaaaataaataaatatagtgaTTCAAGAAATGTTGTGGCTAAAACGTCGACCGGCCCTTTAGAGCTTCATACTTAGggggaaaaatatgttttgagtGAAGGGTTGCGGATATTTACTAACTACTTCTATCCTTTTACTTGCATCCTAAAGAACCTAGTCCTCAAatcaggtaaataaataattcagtagTATGCTCACCTCCATCAAAGAATTTCCCGTTGACAAACTCCTTAGAGCCGGCCTCCTCTACGCCCACGCCTATCAGCTTAATGTTGTGTTTGTTCAATACTGGTGCTATCTCACCAAGCTGGAAACAATTAAATAATCGTTTCAGATAGGAAGAATTACATATAATCGAATGAAAACttcgtaaatataaaaatacacaggaagtggtgaagggtgggcgttttttgggagctgtcttttgtaaattttgaccTTAAAAAAGTAAcgtaaaagtttaaataaattttgagtGTAAATACGCAACATTTACGGTGAGTTGGACCATTTAACTACAATAACGTTAACCGAACGTTCAGGGCTGACGCTATCTttctagaaatacaaaaaaatcgatttgAGCAACAATGCATTTCCCACGTTGTCAATCTAAGAAGTTATATTATGCCTCTAAAGTGGAAAGCATCCTTAATAATACGGAATTTGCTACTGCTTGCCAGATGAgtgagtagaccagaagaaacattaaTTGCCGATGGAATCTCGACTTTATAACTACAGCATTACAACGTCTAGTTGTAGTACATCATTTAGTTCCAAAGTACATTTTAACCTAACGATCTAACGGTCTTACTTAACATAGCGAAATCTTATCTATACCTGATAACATGGAATATTTGGACCGATAAAGTCAATCCGCTATTATCGGGCGTCAAACATCGGGTTAATGAGATTAATACATATATGAGagaagcaaaatattttatggcaGGCAGCAAAAAGCTTTTCCAAGTAGGTAGCTcaacttttttaagtatttcttgGACATCATTGACTGATTAAAGGCGAAGAAACCTggaaacatctcgaggaaacctggactaagtatatagtctgaaatgaccaacccgcattgagcaagcgtggcgattaacgctcaatccttctctgcctgtgtgagaggaggccgcagcccagcagtgggacgataaaaagcctgatgatgatgtattaaattcaaaatagaACGAAACATTTTGGCCGTATTTAGTTTTCCAAATCAGACGCTTTTACAGTAGCTCAAAGTGAAATTATAGCAGCAGTTTATTAGCTTCCGTAGATCGGCCTTATTTACCATTTATCAACATGAAAGATAGGTTAACAATAATTACTTCCATAGTCTGATAACTACTAGACTAGTATTTTTTATCTaggaaaataattaagtacagAAGGTACACGCACTTCTAGTAGTTTTatctagtaaaaaaataattacagtacACGCAGAAACAACGTGTAAGAGCATTGAAATCtatatttactatatttatCTCGAATTGAAATCACGTAATAATCACATCAATCAACATAGTGACTTTTCTGAAACTTTATCATGATatgtaatataaataacatGTATTTATTACTTGGATATAGGTAGTAAAGATTACATACCTATTTAGAAATGCACGAGTCTCGTAAATTCTAATCCCATCAAAAGCTcgactataaaataaaataaaatcaagtgcAGGTTCCGTATGTTTGTTGTcttttataatatgtacctacagttTTCAGTCTTtgttcttataaaataatacatcaagtgtgaaaattttaactgcCTTGTCACAAATGGTCAGACAACAAACTCATAGTAGGCTACAGTTTTTCCTTTTGGGTAGTGAACCCTAAAAATTATGCAGGCTCAACCCACTTACTTACCTACCTCTCATATACcatagaatatatttaaaatagaattattcaaaaaattcGTTGAAACTGACCTCCTTAGCCCACAATCTGCACAGCATGCATCCCCATCTTCTGAAGAATATGATCGCCACATTCTGGTCATCCCAAAAGGTTTTCAGCTCTACGCTCTGGAAAATAAGACACAATTCACTATAATACTGTACactgaaaactataataattaataccctaattaatatcaaaataaacaaagcattatcgatattaataaaaatactttcacttTTACTCATTAAAAAGTTATGCATGGTTGAACGTAACAAACAatatgacatttatttattgcaaataattCTCTCTGCTTTATAAAATATGCCGACTGCTAAACATATAAGGTGTACTCTTGCCACACAAAGAAAGAACCAGTGCTAGAAAATAGcatattttaaatttcattattAATACAATTTGATATGTGAAGGAGGAATGGAACACCTGCGTTTAGTTTAAATGTATACTGTAGTAAGTaagccagtgagtctgacaccagttcggttgcccgggtaactgggttgaggaggtcagataggcagttgctccttgtaaagcgctggtactgagctacatccggttagactggaagccgaccccaacatagttgggaaaaaggctcggaggacaaTGATGTATACTGTAGTAAGTAGTTGAacataaactaaacaaaaatccTGATTAAGTAAAAATTTGGTAAAGACAATTTTAGATATAAGAAAGATACAGAGTGATGTTTCTCAAtggattaatattttattcagatttaGGCCCAGACTCCACCAAAGCCAATTTTTTAAAGCAAACAATACAATTATTGTGTTTAATGGATACTAATACTAAATTTTTATACTAATTAAAATCATCTCTGCTCTGTCATGCCTTCTGTGAAACAAGTAGTTTATTAATGATTATAAAtctatatatgtttttatttccaaGCCAGTTTAATTCCACTACATCAGAAAGATAACCTTTGGCCTTTAAAAccctacaataatatttatgttttaatgtaCTGTTATTGTATGTTTAATGCAGGTAATTATTACATTGTTTTGTAACAAAAGTAGCCTAATTAGTGCAAAGTAGAGTGCaggttttttaaaatatttttatttatagtaagtgtatatattaggtaataagttagttgtatgttgtatatatatttatttgtaaaactgtgcattatattatgtgtcataatgaataaatatattattaaataatataaagagtACGTTTTTGGACATTCTAATGTTAGGAACTACTAACTACGGGACCAATATGAAACATTCTTTCAGTGCTAGACAGCCTTTCGTTTAAGGAAGGCTGTAGGTAAACTACATTTTTATCCAGGTGGGCTGCATAGTTCCCATGGAACACAGGTAAAACTTTCATAGTATCAGTTACTGGCTAAtctgtttttgtttgaaaagtaaGAAATCTAGACAAATATTGTAAAACTGAAGAATTTGGTAACTTAAAcacactaatctcaggaactactagtctGATTTGCAAAAAAcagtgttagataacccatttatcgaagagggccatatgctactttttatatgGGTTTGTGCAAAAATTACCGTGGGATGTAGATGAAACGATCGGCAGATGCTATTGAGATAATATAATCAAAAGTAAGTTCCTTTTTAGCCTAAAAATCACAAAACTGCTGAACCTAttcgacaaattctttcactgacaGGAAGCTACATTACCCCCGAGTAATAtatgctacattttatccggttATGGGAAAAAAACAGTGTTATCAACtagtgttgcaaaaaaacccttttttttctaatgtgaaaaaaaaccttgaaaaaaagcctgaaaaaaaacagttttttttctgggcctttttttttcaagagtataataactctaaaattgttagggcatttaccattaaagattaatacttaagattacataatagagtcttaggtttattcttgaatctactgtacttttctgataaaactgtaccaaaatttcataaaaatattggcaacattcattgatattaactcaacacaagggaaattttgaaaattgaactaaaacataggctagaaaaaaaaacaaatttagaaaaaaaacaacaatgcaaagttttttttcatgttttttttcaataaagtgaaaaaatacaaatcgttttttttttttcattttacatcactaTTATTAACTGAACAATCTATGTAATTGCTATTCAACAGTAATAGATagaagtaggtataaataattaGAGGTGTAATTAATGTCGGAAATTGAACATAATATGTTGTGTAGGTAGACAGAGTAGGTATTGGAAGGTATATATTACTAGtatttcatatatttattactatagtctgttttttaatctcgtagactaaattgacacttgcaaaatgtcaaacttccaaataattttgctagctctgtggtgcagtgttgtacttacgataccggtacgttgaatcgtaactttttacaataagtcatcctgaaataatgggcttatccttgatgattacgcatggctttgcgtggtcagatatccctggcagtttgtagcacgtcgtacagccatgtgtacgtacgtgaattttaaatataaaactttgaatgaatattaaattcgtctattatagataaaaagttacgattcaacgaaccggtatggtaagtacaacactgcaccacagagctagaaaaattattagaaagtttgacattttgcaagtgtcaatttagtctacgagattaaaaaacagactatagttgTTTCCTCACAGTTTCACTTGCTTACCGGGAGAACTTATTCCTATACCCGGATAAAACccggggataatgtagcttcctatcagtgaaagaatttgtcgaataggttcagtagttttgggacttttaggataaaaacaaacaaactttcctGTTTATTTTACTAGAATATAGAAGTAcagatttattgaataaaatcgCCTAAAAATATCTGTAATTGCTTTACAACTTGGATACTGTGTTTTTGTACATAAGTATGTAACATAAATTCTATTTATAGCCGAATCTTCCACATGACTGGTTCTATTATTGCGAGATACAGTTACGAAACTATTGCAAACGTACGCCGGTTGTTTCATACAAAAACTTATTGGAAATAGGATAAAAGTGTAGTATTATGACGCTTTTGTCATGCGATCAAGTAATCCGCAGGCATTTTCCCTTAAAAACTTTACATAAAGcgcaaaagtaatttatttcgtAAGTTAAATGCgtcgtaaataaaaaaaaaataacaaatgtacAATGAGGAAAAAGCAACTTTATTTACCTCACCGGTCGCGATGCTCTTTACTTTTTGTGATCCAATATCGTTGATATCTACagacatttttgtgttttacttTTCTACAAACTGTTAACTTTTATAATTtcagaaaaactcaaaatattgcAATGAAGCAAGCGAAGTGAACAACATGAATGAAATGAATTGATCTTGCTTGTCAAATAGATTGAATGAGTGAAACTGACCTGTTAAGAGGGAAGAGGAGAAAAGCCGTTTTAGCAGTTTCTCTTTTCCTCACAATTATTTTCTACGTTGCGTTGCGTTGTGTGCCATACTTATTTTTCATGCTACTGCTCcatctgcgttagcgttaaagttaatgtcaatggccaactacacgttacttagggcagcggttcccgaattcttttggcttcggaacccttttcgtttcaccatttttcggcggaaccttagctttaGTAAGAAGTAAGCTAAAGACGTAAATTCACTAAGGTACCTACGGCTCGTggcgtggtagcgcaccaaatggtcatatggttagagacatattcagtatactcaggcatagcatggctatctgccacacgggccagaaaacaatttagccgcccttgactttgtatattacgtaaatagttttatgtttgaagactgacaaagtaaacgtaaaaagaaatagattgggtttgtacaggtgcgaggcgagcgagcgcgattttttttaactaaaagaagaagttccaagcacccgctagcaatgaaataagcccaaaaatgcGGTGAATTTTGGCCGCCTCGCTACctatttttgccgattgccgaagacctggaggtgttaagttaatctacaatttgtaaaaaacggaattaaattatctgctgccgtggccttcccccgccacttgtcgcgaactcgtacttacactcccgagtggtacccacctacatggtgcctaaatggaatttcgGAATGcaacatttaaaacaatttaattgaaaatgaataataatttaatattgtcaaaagtgaaacgatttaccatatggaaatcttgaattttccacggaacccctgagggcccgtcacggaacctcagggttccgcggaaccccatttgggaaccgctgacttagggcattaaaaatgcgcgttggctacacttaggttacaATGCCGCAAAGAGTTAATCTCTCATGAAGttacgcgttaacacacattaaagaggttaaacttagacacacaaaataattctaaaaactctAAAGCTTACTCATTCGACCACTCCATTATcttgctcgtaaaatgcagttaccgcctaaaaaaagtacctatctacactcgtccttgcatacGTCCTGTGCGCGTGCGTTTCGTGGAATGatatggcattaatgtagccaacatcacttagcgcgctaagctacgcactaaaaccctttgatgtgtccaaaaaaccgacacccgagttatcgcttaacgtttaatgctattaataatgccatttgtataaaatgccattaaaacgttggccagaTCTGTgtaacgccaaaattttacgcgttaagacgcagatGGAGCAGGAGCATAAAAGTTTGCTCCACATGGTGCTGAAGAAAATTCTTCTTATGGTGCTTGGAAAACAGTGTACCTAATATGAAGTAAAGCAGTTGCAAATTTTtacggcttatgtttaactgatcaccagatatagtaacaaatagcagacaaaaatagtaaatgatcaccaaaatgaaactcgcattttaatgtaaaattataaccaaagttttaacactttgctatcctatttaagtgaaattactccaaaataaatcatgcgtaaaccaaaaatagtaaatgatcaccaaaattaaaccaccattttaaagtaagattataaccaaagtttttaaattctgctatcctatttaagcaaaatgagtccaaataaatcattgttatcccaaaagtagtaaatgatcaccaaaagtagtaaatgattatcaaaattataccagcgttttaatataaaatgataatcaaagtttttacttcttgctatcctgtttaagtaaactgactccaaaaaaatcagttcggcctgataaaataaatgtaataacattatggggacccttttactgcactagggtggaaaattgtctattgcatgcctctaaacagtgcgataagagtgtgttttcgagggagtgtattgagaaacacattcttcttcttctttctcctgccctgttcccaattttacttggggtcggcgcaatatgtcattttcttccattttcccctgtcactcactcccttcctattcacatcatctttcaggcaatccatccatcttttcttaggctGACTGACTGGGGATCGTGTCCGGGCGGGCACAGCGCGGCGTTCGCGGTGCGGTGGGAGGAGCGCATATTTTGATAgtgcatgcattgcaagccggacacataacttaatatggcatcataatactttctttggtaataagcctacattttatggcaatcacagtgacttatttaggcaaaaataatacattaatttggtcgtcaagagttggtgatcatttactaaatttggtggtcgaatacaatttaaagtggagtcgtgactgaaatagctggtactattgcatttttagactttatttttctggtgttcagtagatatttttggttacaaaactaaggatatcaaagcattttatggtggtcattatatttgttcccaattTTTACCTCTcctatttttcttcttcctaGTGTTAGTCCCGTCTGATGACGTCCGTTTTCGTATTCTCTTCGATCAATTCGCTGTCCTGGACATCTTCTAACTTCTTCTTGGAGTTCGCAgctttccatatttttttacaacatattttcgcctataatttatttcaatagaaataccttgttttcaatattatatttaaaaaaccttATTCCCCAAGCCTATTCAACactccatcatttttgtattgGTGGTTAAAAATACCAACTCCGAACTGAGAAAGTCCTCTTTTttaagaagtcggttaaaaaactcGGTACACACACCTCCAAGCCTACTCAACCTACAAACTCCTGGGACCTCCTCTGTCGCTGGTCACCGTTCTATTGGCGATGGTGAATGAGAACCAGAATAATCCAATCATTCTTTCATTCATTCTATTCTGCCTTGATTGCTTGTCACCGCGTGTTTCACAGTCACCGGTCggaaaactttaatatttatctCCACACCTGGTAAGTTTTCTCTTTACCTGTCTTAAATTTAAGGATTCCAACATATTTCCCTCGCACCTGTGCAAATTTTCCTCAACATACCAACGTGTTAATTAGCTGCATTGACCTTGTAGTTTCGAGTCACTACGATTGATTTTTTGTTACGTGTATTAGTCAGTTTTAAGCATTTTATTGCGTTGTTTGTTCGTTTCCCGTGTGAAAAAAGTTATCAAAGTTTCCGGATACGCCTGTATCTCGTTAACAATCGCTCAAACTTAAGTTTTGACGTGAGTGGAGCACCTACCCAGcgaagtaggtatgtatgtaggtacttacaaggATTGTTAAGATTctaataagctttattttacGCTTGGTATCGTCTAATGTCCACAGTTAAACTAGCTCAAGCACGTACTCACTGATAGTGTCATTTTAATTGAAACTGGTACTTTTGagtgaattttaattttgagtttgaaaatGGGGGCAAGACTTAATGAACTTAGCTATAGTATGTAATTACAGTCAACAGAGAGGGAATCGGGTCATGAAATCATGGCATTTAAACGTGTTTTATTATCTGTGAATGAAATTCTTAGGTTCTAATCAGTGTAAGGTAGATGATGACATACTTTTTTAGGTCAATGGCACACAAAGCCCTATTAACACTAAGAATGTGTTAAAGCTTATATTATGCATTTTGATGATTTATAAGTCTTATAATTGCTCTAactaacaaattataaaaaatatgaacctgttcttaggttttttgttaaaaatgtaggtacaaacTTACACAGGTACTACTATTAGGAACTAAATAAAAAGACCTTGAAAGTAATAACTTCATTACCAATCCACTTAACCGTGAATAGTGAAGTCTACATTTGTGACAGTCTTGTCAAATTTCAGCCTTAATTTTGCTCTTTCCTTGCTAGAACACTTAAAAACTGGCTAATCGTgagaatatttgtttttgttgaaaatttCTACACACAATTCCTTTGCTACACTCTGACCAACTGAAACATAGGAAAAGGCTAGTTAATTAGTCAATTTTAcgttatgtaattggctgttaaagccatgtaagttgaataaaaaaaaaatacttatctaAGATCTGTCTCATTCCAATCatatagcaaaaaataacttgtacCATTAATATACTAACTCAATTAAATCTGTAATAATCAACATCTAATCAGATAACTTTATCAGTAGATTAATGATGTTTGAGATAGTTTATCAGGTATCGCACAATTGTTCTTGTAAATACCAATTTGATAAGATGTAAGTACATGTTGTGCAATTACATATACTTACTAGCAATTCCACTAGCTTCTCAAAAGACCTACTTCAACACCCAATAAAACAAATGTagcctatatcctttctcaggcaCTAGACTGCATCCACCTTGTTATAAAACTTATAGCTTTAGTCCGCTGATTTTGTTCGGGACAGTAGTTAGTTTAAAAgtggtacaaaagctggtacttttttaaaaccacaTTTTATAATAGGGTGGTAagagtacaaaatttcatttaagTCAGTTTTGGTGTGCCTGTGCAACAGTCAGAGATTCTTTAACATTTCGAATATTAGAAGGACAGCCTCGTTGGTTTCAAGCGCGGCTGCTTTGCACGAGGTCACGTTTTCGATTCCTGGGACAGGCTGAAATCgctaatatgtcctgcgcagctaactgatctccttatattagaacagtcgccgtggccgaaatcggccttggacacCATTATTAAGGATGacaattaatttgtaaatatactaGGATTGCTTACAGACATGACATGGCATAATATGAAAATGTGTTACACCATATTTCTCATCTTTTGCTACTTATACTCAGCTCCACTTTtagaagataaaatatttttatggttttgaGATAAATTGCTAAAGGAAGATAAGATATCCGTGATTCTGctgttattttaatatctttgacagattaattatttcattgttacaATTCATGATTAAAATTAGATATATTCCGCTATATTTTATAAGTCCTTGACGGTAAGCTGTTGTCATGAGTAGAATTTTTCTAGACAAAAATTACCTAACTGCTGATCGAATAATGTGCTAATTATGGTATTTGGTCACCTTTTCCTAGTATACATATGAAGAAGATGTTAGCCGGAAAAGCTGAGTAACAACATAAGTACTTTTAATCAGTTCAATTATTTCCTCATACAAGCATTTTATTGCAATTTGCACCCTAAGCTGTTGCAACAGAGTTAATAATTCAATGTGGGATACATATAACTCATTTATACATATGCAGACAACTTCAAGTAAATGTATTCACATACATGTTGTAACAATGATTGATAATTTATTCTTGTGTAAAAAAGTACAGTATTGTATGAAgagtttataatgttttatattttgtattgagTAAGTTTAATTGGAGACAACACCGATAAGTACCCTTTCAAATGAGAATTGTTCCAACCGGTTGTTGAATAATGGAGATATGCgcgaacaaacatacaaaaaaacagaacaaaagaatacaaatACTCCATttgagaaccttctccttttaGGAAATCGGTCaagtaattttgatttatttttaaacattatgcaattttgtttttatcgatAAACCGTGGCGTGTGAATGGTCACACCAGACTTCAGAATATAAATGACTTTCCctataaagtacatacatacttttGCTTTGACCTTCATCTCTAAAAGTAACCTTTTAAAATGCTGCCATCTTTACACGGTGTTCGCGACAAGTCTTTAAAATATGACATTCAATCAGTATTACGGTTTATATTTACGGGAtacagttaatttatttaacaactattaaaagttatttaaaggCACATATAGCGAGTGTTAACGACAGTTACAGACGTGCACAATATTCAAAACAAAGTAGAAGGAAAATACAGTATTCACGttacaatataaattaagaaaaaaatataaagacaaaCAACCACAACTACAATTTACATAACATGTAGGACACTTAATttccttaattttattatacactcttttgcaaaaaaagctgtgtcttttgcaaaaaagttgtgatcggcactgctaactttcaattggttttgtcgcagcccaaagtaCTCAGACTCctctaaattgtatttatttatgagaaagggatattttaaaccGTGTGAggacaatatctaaacaatagaacgctttacacaaaaataccgaaactctcaacattgccatcaatcatcactATAGatcatttagagcaggtgaaaattttatcaaaaacgcatagttcttaaaaaatgttttgaagtaAAAGAAAGGTCCATTAATCGTTAATTAAAACTGcgttatcagttttctgaaaatcacgtcaaaaacttttcaaaacgccgacgaactttctaccaggaaCTAGTCCAAAGCAAGGTTTAACCAGTTTCTTAACATTtctccaaaattcaaatttagagtACACCATGCTTGTCTAACCCTTTTAATGCTAGTAACATCCTAGAgttattaaaaccctttgaaatgcacgtaaagtccttaaaaccaagatttcgcataggtggccgctttttttgcaagagtttatgtaggtattaaacTATAGTGACCTACACATTGACCTCTATAGTCGtgtgaaaaagtcgtggtggcctagtgggtaaaggaccaacctcaagtatgagggcgcgggttcgatcccaggtcaggcaagtaccgatgcaacttttctaagtttgtatgtactttctaagtatttcttagacaccaatgactgtgtttcggatggcacgttaaactgtaggtaacGGCTGTTATTGAAtttccttggcagtcgttacgggt is part of the Helicoverpa zea isolate HzStark_Cry1AcR chromosome 26, ilHelZeax1.1, whole genome shotgun sequence genome and harbors:
- the LOC124642916 gene encoding prostamide/prostaglandin F synthase-like isoform X2, which translates into the protein MESCELQEEVRRCPGQRIDRREYENGRHQTGLTLGRRKIGESVELKTFWDDQNVAIIFFRRWGCMLCRLWAKELGEIAPVLNKHNIKLIGVGVEEAGSKEFVNGKFFDGDLYYVENISTYQTLGFKRFNVVTILTSLFWKQSRDAIFKGRGMGLGGDLKGDWVQTGGAVLVEKGGKLLRHFVQTGPGDHLSNKDILQHFGLENEYNPETMANKKPEEKECTSKHH
- the LOC124642916 gene encoding prostamide/prostaglandin F synthase-like isoform X1, whose translation is MESCELQEEVRRCPGQRIDRREYENGRHQTGLTLGRRKIGESVELKTFWDDQNVAIIFFRRWGCMLCRLWAKELGEIAPVLNKHNIKLIGVGVEEAGSKEFVNGKFFDGDLYYVENISTYQTLGFKRFNVVTILTSLFWKQSRDAIFKGRGMGLGGDLKGDWVQTGGAVLVEKGGKLLRHFVQTGPGDHLSNKDILQHFGLENEYNPETMANKKPEEKECTTEAKP
- the LOC124642916 gene encoding prostamide/prostaglandin F synthase-like isoform X4, with translation MVSVELKTFWDDQNVAIIFFRRWGCMLCRLWAKELGEIAPVLNKHNIKLIGVGVEEAGSKEFVNGKFFDGDLYYVENISTYQTLGFKRFNVVTILTSLFWKQSRDAIFKGRGMGLGGDLKGDWVQTGGAVLVEKGGKLLRHFVQTGPGDHLSNKDILQHFGLENEYNPETMANKKPEEKECTTEAKP
- the LOC124642916 gene encoding prostamide/prostaglandin F synthase-like isoform X3; its protein translation is MSVDINDIGSQKVKSIATGESVELKTFWDDQNVAIIFFRRWGCMLCRLWAKELGEIAPVLNKHNIKLIGVGVEEAGSKEFVNGKFFDGDLYYVENISTYQTLGFKRFNVVTILTSLFWKQSRDAIFKGRGMGLGGDLKGDWVQTGGAVLVEKGGKLLRHFVQTGPGDHLSNKDILQHFGLENEYNPETMANKKPEEKECTTEAKP